A stretch of the Argentina anserina chromosome 6, drPotAnse1.1, whole genome shotgun sequence genome encodes the following:
- the LOC126801093 gene encoding rop guanine nucleotide exchange factor 12, translating to MVKAIDDDSEGYKNRLHHLREMHESAGRHTKSLSVEASRALDYQDEDGGDESQTPASSNGKGLKSRLSLEEAAAAAKEAKEKQQQSDMEQMKERFAKLLLGEDMSGGGKGVSSALALSNAITNLAASVFGEQTRLEPMSADRKARWRKELAWLLCVTDYIVEFVASQQKNKDGSNMEIMVTRQRTDLLMNIPALKKLDAMLIDCLDNFRGDQEFYYVSKDADEKEKGDAKRKDDKWWLPTPKVPPDGLSEAARKFLQYQKDCVNQVLKAAMAINAQVLTEMEIPENYIEALPKNGRASLGDQIYRSITVEFFDPDQFLCAMDLSSDHKILDLKNKMEASMVIWKRKMNQKDGKSGWGSAVSLEKRELFEERAETILLLLKQRFPGIPQSSLDISKIQYNGDVGQAILESYSRILESLAFTVLSRIEDVLYADYVVHNPSAVSKKYSIRETSPSTATSPDRCMPKDENGGNETPTSMTLSDFMGWGSDQGDSEAKKEQETASDEPHEVKHPHIQKLANIVTNKKMSYLETLGGMRSPTARH from the exons ATGGTTAAGGCCATCGACGACGACTCGGAGGGTTACAAAAACAGGTTGCACCATCTCAGGGAGATGCATGAGTCGGCAGGCAGGCATACCAAGAGCCTGAGCGTTGAGGCTTCAAGAGCATTAGATTATCAGGATGAAGATGGTGGGGATGAAAGTCAGACGCCTGCTTCGTCCAATGGTAAAGGCCTCAAGTCAAGGCTGAGCCTGGAGGAAGCCGCCGCTGCTGCCAAAGAGGCCAAAGAGAAGCAGCAGCAATCTG ATATGGAACAGATGAAGGAGAGGTTTGCTAAATTGCTTTTGGGTGAAGATATGTCCGGCGGAGGAAAGGGAGTTTCTTCAGCTTTGGCATTGTCGAATGCCATTACAAACCTCGCTG CTTCTGTCTTTGGAGAGCAAACTCGCCTGGAACCCATGTCTGCAGATAGGAAAGCAAGATGGCGAAAAGAACTAGCTTGGTTGTTATGTGTCACGGATTACATTGTTGAGTTTGTTGCTTCACAACAGAAGAACAAGGATGGATCCAATATGGAG ATAATGGTGACCCGGCAACGGACAGATCTTCTCATGAACATTCCTGCCCTGAAAAAGCTCGACGCAATGCTTATT GATTGTCTAGACAACTTCAGAGGCGACCAGGAGTTCTATTATGTATCTAAAGATGCTGATGAGAAGGAGAAAGGGGATGCAAAGAGAAAAGATGACAAATGGTGGCTACCTACCCCAAAAGTTCCACCAGATGGTTTATCAGAAGCGGCAAGAAAATTCTTGCAGTATCAAAAAGATTGTGTCAACCAAGTGCTTAAAGCAGCCATGGCCATAAATGCTCAAGTTTTAACAGAAATGGAGATTCCCGAAAACTACATTGAAGCCCTTCCCAAG AATGGGAGGGCAAGCCTTGGCGACCAAATTTATAGGAGTATTACAGTCGAATTTTTTGATCCGGACCAATTTCTTTGTGCCATGGACTTATCCTCTGACCACAAAATTCTAGACTTGAAGAACAAAATGGAGGCTTCCATGGTCATATGGAAGAGAAAGATGAACCAAAAAGATGGGAAGTCTGGCTGGGGCTCAGCTGTGAGtttggagaagagagagcTCTTTGAAGAGAGAGCAGAGACCATCTTACTCCTTCTTAAGCAGAGATTTCCTGGAATCCCTCAATCTTCATTGGACATAAGTAAAATTCAATACAATGGG GATGTCGGGCAGGCTATTCTCGAAAGCTATTCAAGAATCCTAGAGAGCTTGGCCTTCACTGTGTTGTCCCGAATTGAAGATGTACTATATGCAGATTATGTTGTGCACAATCCATCAGCAGTAAGTAAAAAATACAGTATAAGAGAAACAAGTCCATCAACTGCAACTTCTCCAGATAGGTGCATGCCGAAAGATGAAAATGGGGGAAATGAGACGCCCACTTCAATGACACTATCTGATTTCATGGGTTGGGGCAGTGATCAAGGTGACAGTGAGGCAAAGAAGGAACAAGAGACTGCATCAGATGAACCTCATGAAGTCAAGCATCCACATATACAGAAATTAGCCAACATTGTGACCAACAAGAAGATGTCATATCTAGAAACCTTGGGTGGAATGAGGAGTCCAACAGCACGCCACTAA
- the LOC126799680 gene encoding photosystem I reaction center subunit VI, chloroplastic-like, with protein MASLATLAAVNPATINGLGGSSLSGTKLVIKPTCQTLRPRNVRSGAVVAKYGDKSVYFDLEDLGNTTGKWDLYGSDAPSPYNPLQSKFFETFAAPFTKRGLLLKFLILGGASTIAYVSASAPDDLLPIKKGPQLPPKMGPRGKI; from the exons ATGGCTTCCTTGGCAACCTTGGCAGCAGTTAACCCAGCCACCATCAACGGCCTTGGAGGAAGCTCCCTCTCCGGGACTAAGCTCGTCATCAAGCCCACTTGCCAGACCCTCAGACCCAGAAATGTCAG GAGTGGTGCTGTGGTGGCCAAGTATGGTGACAAGAGTGTTTACTTTGACCTCGAGGATCTGGGCAACACCACTGGAAAATGGGACTTGTACGGGTCAGATGCACCCTCACCTTACAACCCTCTTCag AGCAAGTTCTTTGAGACATTTGCTGCTCCATTCACCAAGAGAGGATTGCTGCTCAAGTTCTTGATCTTGGGAGGGGCTTCCACCATCGCTTACGTTAGCGCCAGTGCCCCAGATGACCTTCTACCCATCAAGAAGGGGCCACAACTTCCCCCAAAGATGGGACCCCGTGGCAAGATCTAA
- the LOC126799691 gene encoding 30S ribosomal protein S17, chloroplastic, translating to MSLTASLLHFSPTAKLSSQFIHGSTPLSFLSKPTSSLSFPTPLRHTFLQPIKALKYLQGRVICSTNDKTVSVEVTRLAPHPKYKRRVRKKKKYQAHDENNQFQVGDVVQLEKSRPISKNKAFIAVPLPPKNVKKKEGDGSELGIPLESQQV from the coding sequence ATGTCACTCACAGCTTCACTCCTCCACTTCTCTCCCACCGCCAAGCTCTCCTCCCAATTCATCCATGGCTCTACTCCTCTCTCCTTCCTCTCCAAACCCACTTCGTCCCTCTCCTTCCCAACCCCACTACGCCACACCTTCCTCCAACCCATCAAGGCCCTCAAGTACCTCCAGGGCCGAGTCATCTGCTCCACCAACGACAAGACCGTCTCCGTGGAGGTCACTCGCTTAGCCCCCCACCCCAAGTACAAGAGGAgggtgaggaagaagaagaagtaccAGGCCCATGATGAGAATAACCAGTTCCAGGTGGGTGACGTCGTCCAGCTTGAGAAGAGTAGACCCATCAGCAAGAACAAGGCCTTCATTGCTGTGCCGCTTCCGCCGAAGaatgtgaagaagaaagagggaGATGGGAGTGAGCTGGGGATTCCTTTGGAGTCGCAGCAGGTGTAG